The following is a genomic window from Deinococcus fonticola.
AGTCTGCCTGGATGGCACGCCCATTTGTAACATCACGCTAGAGTCCTTGCGGCGCAGCATCGGCGTGGTGCAACAGGACGTGTATTTGTTCTCCGGCACGGTCATGGAGAACATCAGGTACGGCAGACCCGACGCCACGGAAACGGAAATTATCCAGGCGGCGAAGCAGGCCGGAGCGCACGAGTTCATTACGGCCCTGCCGGGCGGGTACGATACGGACATCGGTCAGCGCGGCGTGAAACTGTCCGGCGGGCAAAAACAACGCCTCAGCATTGCTCGCGTGTTCCTGAAAGACCCCAGCATCCTCATTTTCGACGAGGCCACCAGCGCACTCGACAACGAATCCGAGCGAGTGGTGCAGGAGTCACTGGAGAGGCTGGCAGCGCATCGCACCACCCTCGTCATCGCCCACCGCCTGAGCACCGTGCGGAACGCCCAGAGAATCGTCGTTCTGACCGAGAACGGCATTGCCGAGGAAGGCACGCACGACCAACTCATGCAGGGGAATGGGGTTTACGCGCAGTTGCAGGCGGTCGGGGCCCGACTTTGACCGTCAGCGTTTTTCCTGATCTGCCGGCAGGAGACCAGGATTCGCGTCCGTGCGCGAGCGCAGAAACCGCTGCTGTGTTTCCCAGGCGCGACGCTGCGCTGAACCATCGGAACTGCCTGCAATGGCGCGGACTTCCTCAAGAGCACGGTTCAACTCGCTGACATTCTGGTCTTCGGGGCGCTGCGCTTTCCAGGCTTCCACCGTGCCGGGCAGGTAATCCGTCAGCGCCTGACGGGCATCGAACGCCGCTTTCACGTTGCCACGCCGTTCGGCTTCCACCATCGCCAGTTCCAGTTCCTCCACGGCAGCCATGACCTGCCCGGCCTGCATGGGCGGCAGACCACGGCACAGCGCCCGCACGTCCAGTTCGGAGATTTTCTCGCCCTGCGCCTCGGTGGGTAAGGCCTGGGGGGCCGGGTGCGGGTCGGCTGCGTCGTTCCACTGGGGCATCTCGTGCAGCGGAACCTGGTGGCCCCGGCTCAGCAGCAAGATCGCCAGGCCCGCCAGCAGAATCACCACGGTCATCAGGAAAGCGTTGCCGAAAATGCCCACCAGCGCCAGCGCACCGACCACCAGGCCCAGGCCGCTGCGGGCTTCGCGCGATTGCAAGAACGCCTGAAGCCGCCATCTGAAATCGCCACTCATCCCTGCCAGCACAAAGAAAGCCGCCACCACGGCAAAGAGTGTGAACGCCACGAAGGCATTACCGAAAATCAGGGAAATGGCGGTCATCCCGATCAGGAGTCCCCCGATGGCTTCGGCGGGCCTCTTGAGTTTCTTGCGTTGTTGAACGGTTGTCATTGGGGTGTCGTTCATGCCGGTTCCTCCTGGGGGCGAGGTGTTCTTGAACTGCTGCTGATCGTAACGTGCCTGACTGACATTACGCGGTCTACGCTCCGAAGTTGCACGCTGAACAGGTCTGAAGTGCAGACCACATCGAGACTTCAGCACCTGCCACTGGAAAGGGTATAGAAGGGACGGCGCATGTGCCCCCTCAGGCTTCTGGATGGCGGCGCGCGGGCTGACCGGCACATTAACATTCCCTCAACATCAAACTTGAGTCTAATACGCTCAAGTCTATTGACTCTTCTGGATTGTGGTCGTATGATACTTCCTGTTTAAGACTGCTGCCTACAACGGCTGCAAATCCCCATACACAGAGGAGTCAACTCATGGCTAAAGCTGTTGGAATCGACCTCGGCACCACCAACTCCGTCATCGCCGTCATGGAAGGCGGACGCCCCGAAGTTATCGTGAACGCTGAAGGTGGCCGTACCACCCCCAGTGTCGTCGCCTACAAAGGTGACGAGCGTCTGGTCGGGCAGATCGCCCGCCGTCAGGCCGCCCTGAACCCCGCCGCGACCCTGTTTGAAGTCAAGCGCTTCATCGGCCGCCGCTGGGACGAAGTGAAAGAAGAAGCCGGACGCAGCCCCTTCACCGTGAAGGAAGGCCCCGGCGGCAGCGTGCGCATCACCGTGAACGGCCAGGATCTGGCCCCCGAGCAGGTCAGCGCCGAAGTCCTGCGCAAAATGGTCGCCGACGCCAGCGCCAAACTGGGTCAGAAAATCACCGACGCGGTGATTACCGTGCCCGCGTACTTCGACAACAGCCAGCGCGAAGCCACCAAGCAAGCCGGGGAAATTGCCGGCCTGAACGTGCTGCGCGTTATCAACGAACCCACCGCCGCGGCCCTGGCCTACGGCCTGGAGAAGAAAGGCAACGAAACTGTGCTGGTGTTCGACCTGGGGGGCGGCACGTTCGACGTGACCATCCTGGAACTGGGCGACGGCGTGTTCGAAGTGAAATCCACCGCCGGCGACACCCACCTGGGCGGCGCGGACTTCGACCACCGCATCGTGGATTGGCTGGCCGAGGAGTTCCAGAAGGAGCACAACTTCGACCTGCGCAAGGACAAGCAGGCCCTGCAACGCCTCATCGAAGCGGCTGAAAAGGCCAAGATCGACCTGTCGAACGCCTCCGAGACCACCATCTCGCTGCCCTTCATCACCTTCGACCCGGAAACGCGCACCCCCATGCACCTGGAGCGCACCCTGACCCGCGCCAAGTTCGAGGAACTGACCGCCGACCTGCTGCGCCGCGTGCGTAAGCCCGTCGAGCAGGCCCTCAGCGACGCGAAACTGGACGCCAGCAAGATTGACGAAGTGATCCTGGTGGGCGGCAGCACCCGCATTCCGGCGGTCAAGCGCATCGTGCAGGAAATCACCAAGAAGACCCCCAACGAGTCGGTCAACCCCGACGAAGCCGTGGCCCTCGGTGCCGCCGTGCAGGCCGGGATCATCCAGGGCGACGCCAGCCTGGGCGACATCGTGCTGGTCGACGTGACCCCGCTGACCCTGGGCGTGGAAGTCAAGGGCGGCATGATCGCCCCCATGATCACCCGCAACACCACCGTCCCCGCCAAGAAGACCGAGATCTACACCACCGCCGAGAACAACCAGCCCGGCGTGGAAATCAACGTCCTGCAAGGCGAACGCCCCATGGCCAGCGACAACAAGAGCCTGGGCCGCTTCAAACTCGAAGGCATTCCCCCCATGCGGGCCGGACAGCCCCAGATCGAAGTGACCTTCGACATCGACGCCAACGGTATTCTGCACGTCACCGCAAAGGAAAAAACCAGCGGCAAGGAAAGCAGCATCCGCATCGAGAACACCACCACCCTCGACAAGAGCGACGTCGAGCGCATGGTGAAGGAAGCCGAGCAGAACGCCGCCGCCGACAAGACCCGCAAGGAAAAAGTCGAGAAGCGCAACCAGCTCGACAGCCTCCGCGTGCAGGCCATCCAGCAGATCGAGGAAAACGAGGGTGCCGCCCAGGACGCCAAGGACAAACTGAAAGCCGCCGCCGACGAGGCCGAAGAAGCCGTCCGCAGCGACGACGACACCAAGATCGCCGACGCCCAGAAGAAACTGGAAGAAGAACTGCGCACCTTCATGACCGCCCAGCAGCAGGCCGGGCAAGGCCAGGCGGACGCCGGACAGGGACAGGTCCAAAGCCAACCCAAAGCCGACGACGACGTGATCGACGCCGACTTCAAACCCGCGGAGTAACCCCCTTTTAGCGAAACGGTAGGGTAAAACCAAAACCCAGTAGGGGAGAGGACGGTTCACAGCCCCCTCTCCCTTATGCTTCAGCGCCCATAATGGTGGGCAATGTTCTGGAAGCGAGGAAACAAAATGACCGACGACAACAAGAAAAACGGCCAACCCGAGAACGAGAACATCAAATTCGACGCCGAACCCGTCGCCGAAACGGACAACATGGACGAGGACGCCGACTTCCAGATGCCCGAGGGCTTCCCCGACATGGATGCCGATTTAATGGATGCCGGCATGCTGGGGCAGGTGCAGGAGATGATGGGCAAACTCCAGAAGGCCGACGAACTGGAGAAGGAAAACGCCGACCTGAAAAACCGCCTGGGCCGCCTGGCCGCTGACTTCGAGGGCTACCGCAACCGCACCGGAATCGAGACCGCCGAAGCCGAAGGCAAAGGGGTCAGCAAAGCCGCCGAAGCCCTGATGCCCGTGTACGACGACGTGGAACGCGCCCTAACCGCAGGCGTGGACGACCCCGCCAAACTGATTCCCGGCGTGCAGGCCGTGCAGAGTAAAGTCCTGAGCATTTTTGCCACCCTGGGTCTGGAAGCCACCGGACGTGAAGGCGAGACCTTCGACCCGCAGTGGCACGAAGCCATTCAGGTCGTGCCCGGCGACGAGGACGAAGTGATCGTGCAGTGTTACCAGCTCGGCTTCAAGATGGGCGACCGGCTGGTGCGCCCGGCGCGGGTCGTGGTGAGCCGCAAGGGGTAAGTGGTGAAGGGGTCGAGGAGTCCAGAAGTCGAGAAGTCGAGGCGTGTGGGGCTTTTCTCGACCCCTCGACTCCTTGACCTTTCGACTGACAAGGGAGGTCACCATGTCTGACCCCCTGCACGGCGTCACTTTGGAACGCATCGTCACGCATCTTTTCGACGAGTACGGCTGGGACGAACTGGCCCACCGCGTCCCAGTCAAGTGTTTCCAATCGAATCCCAGTGTGACGAGCAGCCTGAAGTTTCTTCGCAAAACGCCGTGGGCGCGGGAGCAGGTGGAAGGCGAGTATGTCAAGCTCCTGCACCGTGAGGACGCCAACCCGGTGATCGAGGCCGTGAAGCGCGGGCAGCCTGTCAACACGGCGGGCGTGAGCCAGAGCAAACTGCACGCGGGCCTGGGCTGGATGCTGCGGCACGTGCCGCAGAACGCCGAGAACCTGCGCCTGTACTTCCTGCCCATCCTGGCGGCGGTGCAGGACGTGAATTTCTGGCCCGACTCGGAGACCATGCCGCTCATTAACCTGACCATCGAAAAATTGCACCTGGGCGCAGGCGACGACGAAATCGGTTTCCTGGCGGAACTGGTGAAGCGCGGCGCAGACGTGAACGGCACGCGCTTCTGGCCGCCGCTGATGCACACCGTGGACGTGGAGGGTCAGGCGTACCGCACTCACACCCGCGCCCCGCGAATGGACGTGCTGGACTTGCTGCTGGCGCACGGCGCGAAACCGGAACTCCGGGACGCTCAGGGCCGTACTGCGTTACAGATCGCGCAGGCTTACGGCTTGAAGGCGGCGATTCAGAGGCTCACACCGGAACCGGTCGAGAAGTCGCGGCGTCGAGTGGAACCGTGATTTTCAGCGTTTAGACCTTCAGACGTTTTGACGTTCACACCCCGACCGCAGGGAGGTTCACATGGCTTACAAGGACTATTACGACGTGCTGGGCGTGTCCCGCGGCGCGTCTGACGCGGACATCAAATCCGCCTACCGCAAGCTGGCCAAGCAGTATCACCCCGACAAGAACCAGGGGGACGAGAAGGCCGCCGACAAGTTCAAGGAGATCGGCGAAGCCTACGCGGTGCTGAACGACCCCGAGAAACGCAAGGTGTACGACCAGTTCGGGCACACCGGGCAGGTGCCGCCGGGGTACGACACCGGGGGCTTCCAGGGCGGGGATTTCGGCGGGTTCGACGGCAGTCAGTTCAGTGATTTCTTCCAGGATTTGTTCGGGCGGGCGGCCCAGGGCGGAGCCGGGCGGCGCGGCGGCGTGTCGACCAACTTCGGTGGGATGCCGGGGGCCGGGGGCGCGGGGTTTCCCGGCGGCGGTCAGGTGAACCTGGAGGACTTGCTGGGGGGCCTGGGCGGGGCGGGGCAGTCGCGGCGCTTCGTGCAGAACGTGGAAGGCGAGTTGCAGGTCACGCTGGCCGAGGCTTACCACGGTTCCGACGAAGTGATCAACGTGGACGGCAAGCGCCTGAGTCTGCGGGTTCCGGCGGGCACGCGCGACGGAGCGCGGCTGCGCCTGGCGGGCCAGGGGCCAGGCGGGGGAGATGTCCTGCTGACCATCCGGGTGCTGGAGGACGCGAACTTCGAGCTGGAGGGTGACGACCTGACCACCTCGGTGGACGTGCCCGCACCGGTGGCCGCGCTGGGCGGGGACGTGAAGGTTCGCACGCTGGGCGGAACGACCGGGAACCTGAGCATCCCGGCGGGCAGCAGCGGCGGGCGTAAGATGCGCCTGCGCGGGCAGGGCTGGCCGAAAAAAGGGGGCGGCCACGGCGACCTGTACGTTCGCCTGAACCTGACGGTTCCGAAAACCCTGAGTGACCGGGAGAAGGAGCTTTACCAGCAGTTGCGCGATTTGCAGTCCTGAAACTTGCCCAGCTAAACGGGAACACTGACCTCGGTGAGGGCTTCAGTGTTCCCGTTTCTTCGCGTGGTATGACACCTGTCACCTGATTCGCCTGACACCCGGCACTACGAAGAAAAGCGGCCCTTCGGCAGACTGAAGCCATGAAAGACATGCACGCTCAGCCGACGACTCTCCGTTCTTTTCCCCAAGGTGGCCTGTTCGTGACCCTGGGGGTCTTGAGCCTCCTGGGGAATCTGTTCGCGCAGGCTCCCGCGCTGGCCGGGGTGAGCGTCTCCCTGGTACTGGCAGGCGTGGTGGGCTGGCGCGGCTCCCGCAGGCGCGGGTACCTTCCGAACTCGGTGATCTGGTGGGTGTTCGGGACGTGCTTCGCCTTTTTCTTCGCCCTGGGCCGCGTGGTGGGCTTGAGTCCCGAGCAGGCGGGCCAGTGGTTTCCGGCCCTGAGCTTCCTGATGGTGGGCGGTATGATGCTGCTGCGTCGCCGCCTTTGACCCTGACGGGGCTTCAGGCCAGCGGGTCGGTGGTGGCGGCTACCCAGTGGTGCTCGCCGCAGGCACAGGTTCCGGCCGCCTCCTGCACGCGCCCGCAGTTCAGGCAGGCCAGCGGGCCGGGGTGGCCGGGCGAGGCCGGGGCCGGCAGTTCCAGATCCCACGGTGGCACCACCGGCAGGCCCGGTGGGGCTTTCCCGTCTGGGTAAAGAAAGACCGAGAGGTGCCCGTCCTGCTCGAAGTAAGCGCGCTGCACCTGTCCCAGTTGCCGCACGTGCTCGGCCCGCAGCGACTCGAACAGGTCTTCCCGGCTGAGTTTGGCGCGTTCCAGCCCCCGGTGCAGCATCACGCCGTCACGCACCAGCTCGACCGGCGTGCCTTCCACAAAGGTTTCAATCGTTTCATTGTGAATCACGAAGTGTGCCAGCAGACGCTGCAACCCCACCACCAGTGCCAGCACCAGCATGGCGTGCAGCAGCGGCACTTCCGGGTAGAACATCGGGTCGCCCGCCGCCGACCCCAGCCCGATCACGATAGCCAGTTCCAGCGGACTGAGTTGCGCCAGCCCGCGCTTGCCGGTGACGCGCAGCAGAAACAGCAGCCACAGGAAAATAATGCTGGTGCGCAGCGCGATTTCCAGCAGGAACAGCGCGTCCGTGTCCCCGATGAACATGCGCTGCCAGTCCAGCGGCTGTACCTTCTGTGCCACTTCACTCATCGGTTTCACTCTTCGGATTCACTGGCCTGTTCACCTTACGGTCACTTTACGGCACGAAAAAAGCCCCACCCTGGGGGCTATGAAGAAAGGGCCGGGGTTCAACCAGGCTGGCTGATGCCTTCCAGTGCCTTCTGATCCGCGTTTCCGCTTGTACGGGTAGACAGGTCGGCCAGACTGACGATGCCCCCGATGTTGCCGGTCTCCGTGTCGGTCACGGGCAAGCGGCGCAACTGCTTCTCGGCCATGGCTCTGGCGGCTTCCTCCACGGTGGTCTTGCAGGGCATGGTGAACACGTCCCGCGTGGCAAATTCGCTTACGGGCGCATTCGTGTCTTTACCGTCTGCCACCGCGCGCACCACGATGTCCCGGTCGGTCACGATGCCTACCAGGGTGTCGCCGTCCATGATCAGCACGTTGCCGATGTCCTCGGTTTTCATTTTCTGCGCCACTTCGCGCAAAGTCGTCTTGCCGTCAACCGTCGTCAGGTCTTTCGTCATGATTTCTTTCAAAGTGGTCATGCCCCTACCCTAGAAGCCAGTTGTCAGCCGGGTATGGCAGGAGGGTTAAGGGCACCTTCGCCCGCGGCAGAGAGACCCTTCATAAGAATTCCGGTCATAAGAATTCCGGCTGAACAGTGAGGGCGTTACGGTAGATCCCGACCAGCAGGCGCCGTAACGGATCACCTCTATCAAGCTTCCAGAAATTCCGTGACCACGCGGTTGAGCACCCACCACCCGGCAGGCGTGGCCCGCAAGTTCGTGCCTTCCTGCACCAGCAGGCCGCGCTGCACGTTGCGCTGAATAACCGGGCCGTACCTGTCCAGCACATCCAGGCCACTGCGCCTCGACAGGTCACTCAGATCAATCCCGGAGCGCAGGCGCAGGCCCATAAACAGCGCGTCCGTAACGTACTCCACCGCATCTATCGGCAGATTTTCCCCCTCTTCGCCGGCCAGCCATTCGTGCAGGTGCGGATTGGTGCGGCGCAGGGTCAGGGGGGGGTGGGGGCCGGGCCAGGCCGCCGTTGCCGGGTAGTGCCCGGCGGCTCCTGGCCCCAGAGCCAGGTACGTGCGCCCGTGCCAGTAGGCCAGGTTGTGCCGGGATTCCTGGCCGGGCCGCGCGTAATTGCTGATTTCGTAGCGCATGAAGCCGTGGGCGGTCAGCAGTTCCTCGGTGCGTTCAAAGCCTGCCTGTTCATCGTCCTCGTGCACGGTCACGCCGCGCCGGGCAAATTCCGTTCCGGGTTCGATGGTCAGCGTGTAGGCGCTCACGTGGCCCACGCCCAGCCCCACCAGGCCGTGAATGTCGGCGTCCAGCGGTTGCCCTGGCACCGCCGTGATCAGGTCGCCACTGACCCGGAACCCGCGCCCCAGCAGTGTGCCGATGGCTTCACGCGCCTGCCCGGCGCTGTGCGTGCGGCCCAGAAACTTCAGCGTGGGGTCGTCCAGGCTCTGTACCCCCACGGACGCCCGGTCGAACCCCACACCCCGCCACAGGTCTGCCCGTGACGCATTGACTGTTCCGGGGTTGATCTCCAGCGTGTTCTCCACCCGGCCCCAGCCGAGGAAGCGGCGCACCGTGTCTGTCAGCTGCGTGATCTCCGTGTCCCGCAGGAAACTGGGGGTGCCGCCACCCACGTAAACCGTGTCCAGGTCGATGTCGAAAGTGTCGGCCAGGCGCGCGGCTTCCCCGGCCAGCTTCGCCAGGTACGCTTCCACCAGGCCGGCCCGGCGCGTCAACACATGAAAATCACAGTACGGGCAGATGCTCGGGCAGAACGGCACATGCACGTACAGATGCCGCACCACAGGATCGAGAGCCGGAAAAGACACGGGGGAAGTCTACGCGCTCGGCCGGGACAGAAAAGCGACGAAACGCAGCCCACCGTGAAGGCGCCCCCTGACGCCTGCCTTTGCCGCTTGTGGGGCCTTACGGTTTCCGCGCTCCCCTGCGGCACTCCTCTGGGCGTTAACCTGACGGCCATGACAGCGAAACGCAAACGGGTGCTGGTGGCGAATGACGACGGCATTTTTTCACCGGGTATCAAGGCGCTGGGGCTGGCGCTGGCGGAGGTGGCGGACGTGGTGGTGGTCGCGCCGGACGTGGAGCAGTCGGCGGTGGGCCACGGCATCACCATTCGCCGCCCGCTGCGTTTCAAGCACACGGCCTCGGCGGGCTTCGGGAATGTTCCCGCATACCGCGTGGATGGCACGCCTGCCGATTGCGTGGTGCTGGGCTATCACCTGCTGGGGCAGCCCGATCTGGTGGTCAGCGGCATCAACATCGGCCCGAACCTGGGCGATGACCTGACGCACTCCGGCACGGTTGCGGCGGCCATCGAGGGCATGGCACTGGGGGTGCCCAGCATCGCCTTCAGCCAGCAGAGCGGCGCGGACGGCGAGTACAATTTTGCGGCTGGCGCGGCGTTCGCGGCGAACCTGGCCTTAAAGGTACTGGAGCGCGGCCTGCCCCGGCGCACGCTGCTGAACGTGAACTTTCCGCACGGCGACGCGAAAGGTGTGCGGGTCACGCGCGTCGGTGAGCACCGCTGGGAGGACAGCATCGTCACGCGTATCGACCCGGAGGGGCGCGAGTACCACTGGGTCGCCGGTACCAGCCGCGCCGAGGACGCGCACGACCTTGAAACCGATTACGGCGCGGTGCAGGCGGGCTACGTGAGCGTCACCCCGGTGCGCCTCGACCTGACCGCCCGCGACCTGCTGCGGGAAGTAGAGGGGTACGTCCCGGACCTCGCCTGAGTCCCGCCAACCCTTGCGCAGCCCAAAGAGTCCCCCGGCTCACCTCCTACTGACCGCCTGTCTTGCTATGGCCTGACATTCGCCTGACGTGGCCCATCAGAATGGAAGGCGATGAGCCATGTGGTTGTAATTGAAGACGAAAGCACAGTGCGGGAGGTGCTGCGCTTTCACCTGGAGCGTGCTGGGCTGCGCGTCACCGCCTTCGAATCGACCCGTGGCACCGAAGACGCCCTGCACAGCGCCGACGTGCTGGTGCTCGACTGGATGCTGCCGGGCGAGAGCGGCCTGAGCTTCCTGCGCCGGGTGCGCTCCGAGCCGGAACTGCGCCGCCTGCCGGTGCTGATGCTCACCGCCCGCGCCGCCGAGGCCGAGCGGGTCGAGGGCCTGGAAACCGGCGCGGACGATTACCTCACCAAACCCTTCAGCGCCGCCGAACTCGTGGCCCGCGTGCGCGCCCTGCTGCGCCGCACCCAGCCGGACGCGCCACAAACCATGAGCAATGGCCCCCTCAACATCGACATCAGCGCCGCCGAAGCGAAAGTCGGGAGCCGCCGCCTCAACCTCACCCGCCGGGAATTCGACCTGCTGGCCTTCATGACCCAGAACGTCGGGCGCGTGTACTCCCGCACCGAACTGCTCGACCGGGTGTGGGGCGCGGATTTCCTGGGTGGAGAACGCACCGTGGATCAGCATGTCACGCAACTGCGCGCTCATCTGGAAGACGAACCCAGCCGCCCCGCCTTCCTGGAAACCGTGCGCGGCAAGGGTTACCGCATGCGGGCCTGGACGGAGGATGATATGAC
Proteins encoded in this region:
- the dnaK gene encoding molecular chaperone DnaK; translated protein: MAKAVGIDLGTTNSVIAVMEGGRPEVIVNAEGGRTTPSVVAYKGDERLVGQIARRQAALNPAATLFEVKRFIGRRWDEVKEEAGRSPFTVKEGPGGSVRITVNGQDLAPEQVSAEVLRKMVADASAKLGQKITDAVITVPAYFDNSQREATKQAGEIAGLNVLRVINEPTAAALAYGLEKKGNETVLVFDLGGGTFDVTILELGDGVFEVKSTAGDTHLGGADFDHRIVDWLAEEFQKEHNFDLRKDKQALQRLIEAAEKAKIDLSNASETTISLPFITFDPETRTPMHLERTLTRAKFEELTADLLRRVRKPVEQALSDAKLDASKIDEVILVGGSTRIPAVKRIVQEITKKTPNESVNPDEAVALGAAVQAGIIQGDASLGDIVLVDVTPLTLGVEVKGGMIAPMITRNTTVPAKKTEIYTTAENNQPGVEINVLQGERPMASDNKSLGRFKLEGIPPMRAGQPQIEVTFDIDANGILHVTAKEKTSGKESSIRIENTTTLDKSDVERMVKEAEQNAAADKTRKEKVEKRNQLDSLRVQAIQQIEENEGAAQDAKDKLKAAADEAEEAVRSDDDTKIADAQKKLEEELRTFMTAQQQAGQGQADAGQGQVQSQPKADDDVIDADFKPAE
- a CDS encoding nucleotide exchange factor GrpE, giving the protein MTDDNKKNGQPENENIKFDAEPVAETDNMDEDADFQMPEGFPDMDADLMDAGMLGQVQEMMGKLQKADELEKENADLKNRLGRLAADFEGYRNRTGIETAEAEGKGVSKAAEALMPVYDDVERALTAGVDDPAKLIPGVQAVQSKVLSIFATLGLEATGREGETFDPQWHEAIQVVPGDEDEVIVQCYQLGFKMGDRLVRPARVVVSRKG
- a CDS encoding VF530 family DNA-binding protein, whose amino-acid sequence is MSDPLHGVTLERIVTHLFDEYGWDELAHRVPVKCFQSNPSVTSSLKFLRKTPWAREQVEGEYVKLLHREDANPVIEAVKRGQPVNTAGVSQSKLHAGLGWMLRHVPQNAENLRLYFLPILAAVQDVNFWPDSETMPLINLTIEKLHLGAGDDEIGFLAELVKRGADVNGTRFWPPLMHTVDVEGQAYRTHTRAPRMDVLDLLLAHGAKPELRDAQGRTALQIAQAYGLKAAIQRLTPEPVEKSRRRVEP
- a CDS encoding DnaJ C-terminal domain-containing protein is translated as MAYKDYYDVLGVSRGASDADIKSAYRKLAKQYHPDKNQGDEKAADKFKEIGEAYAVLNDPEKRKVYDQFGHTGQVPPGYDTGGFQGGDFGGFDGSQFSDFFQDLFGRAAQGGAGRRGGVSTNFGGMPGAGGAGFPGGGQVNLEDLLGGLGGAGQSRRFVQNVEGELQVTLAEAYHGSDEVINVDGKRLSLRVPAGTRDGARLRLAGQGPGGGDVLLTIRVLEDANFELEGDDLTTSVDVPAPVAALGGDVKVRTLGGTTGNLSIPAGSSGGRKMRLRGQGWPKKGGGHGDLYVRLNLTVPKTLSDREKELYQQLRDLQS
- a CDS encoding DUF421 domain-containing protein, whose amino-acid sequence is MSEVAQKVQPLDWQRMFIGDTDALFLLEIALRTSIIFLWLLFLLRVTGKRGLAQLSPLELAIVIGLGSAAGDPMFYPEVPLLHAMLVLALVVGLQRLLAHFVIHNETIETFVEGTPVELVRDGVMLHRGLERAKLSREDLFESLRAEHVRQLGQVQRAYFEQDGHLSVFLYPDGKAPPGLPVVPPWDLELPAPASPGHPGPLACLNCGRVQEAAGTCACGEHHWVAATTDPLA
- a CDS encoding CBS domain-containing protein, whose product is MTTLKEIMTKDLTTVDGKTTLREVAQKMKTEDIGNVLIMDGDTLVGIVTDRDIVVRAVADGKDTNAPVSEFATRDVFTMPCKTTVEEAARAMAEKQLRRLPVTDTETGNIGGIVSLADLSTRTSGNADQKALEGISQPG
- the hemW gene encoding radical SAM family heme chaperone HemW — protein: MSFPALDPVVRHLYVHVPFCPSICPYCDFHVLTRRAGLVEAYLAKLAGEAARLADTFDIDLDTVYVGGGTPSFLRDTEITQLTDTVRRFLGWGRVENTLEINPGTVNASRADLWRGVGFDRASVGVQSLDDPTLKFLGRTHSAGQAREAIGTLLGRGFRVSGDLITAVPGQPLDADIHGLVGLGVGHVSAYTLTIEPGTEFARRGVTVHEDDEQAGFERTEELLTAHGFMRYEISNYARPGQESRHNLAYWHGRTYLALGPGAAGHYPATAAWPGPHPPLTLRRTNPHLHEWLAGEEGENLPIDAVEYVTDALFMGLRLRSGIDLSDLSRRSGLDVLDRYGPVIQRNVQRGLLVQEGTNLRATPAGWWVLNRVVTEFLEA
- the surE gene encoding 5'/3'-nucleotidase SurE — encoded protein: MTAKRKRVLVANDDGIFSPGIKALGLALAEVADVVVVAPDVEQSAVGHGITIRRPLRFKHTASAGFGNVPAYRVDGTPADCVVLGYHLLGQPDLVVSGINIGPNLGDDLTHSGTVAAAIEGMALGVPSIAFSQQSGADGEYNFAAGAAFAANLALKVLERGLPRRTLLNVNFPHGDAKGVRVTRVGEHRWEDSIVTRIDPEGREYHWVAGTSRAEDAHDLETDYGAVQAGYVSVTPVRLDLTARDLLREVEGYVPDLA
- a CDS encoding winged helix-turn-helix domain-containing protein gives rise to the protein MSHVVVIEDESTVREVLRFHLERAGLRVTAFESTRGTEDALHSADVLVLDWMLPGESGLSFLRRVRSEPELRRLPVLMLTARAAEAERVEGLETGADDYLTKPFSAAELVARVRALLRRTQPDAPQTMSNGPLNIDISAAEAKVGSRRLNLTRREFDLLAFMTQNVGRVYSRTELLDRVWGADFLGGERTVDQHVTQLRAHLEDEPSRPAFLETVRGKGYRMRAWTEDDMT